One genomic region from Myripristis murdjan chromosome 7, fMyrMur1.1, whole genome shotgun sequence encodes:
- the LOC115361896 gene encoding P2X purinoceptor 7-like, with protein sequence MTLEEHRELTSQLLERQPGLVFDALAMYQRRHGAPPFAGVPGVPWCTCGNCRDMPTDLERKCCGQDPNNCVSLLPHFSQYCLTEGFLRIHRQYREDITVLGQASGPGDDNREYRYAAYRHFIYWQHGSLGQGNRRVIPSCCVWRIRDRFPDPQGHYTGFVPGI encoded by the coding sequence ATGACCCTTGAGGAACACAGGGAGCTCACCTCACAGCTTCTGGAGAGGCAGCCAGGCCTGGTTTTTGATGCCCTGGCGATGTATCAGCGCAGGCATGGTGCCCCACCTTTTGCTGGAGTGCCAGGGGTGCCATGGTGTACTTGTGGTAACTGTAGGGATATGCCTACGGACCTAGAGAGGAAGTGCTGTGGCCAGGATCCAAATAATTGTGTCAGCCTATTACCACACTTCTCCCAGTACTGCCTTACTGAAGGATTTCTGCGTATTCACAGGCAGTACCGGGAGGACATTACGGTATTAGGCCAAGCCAGTGGGCCTGGAGATGACAACCGGGAGTACCGCTATGCTGCCTATAGACACTTCATCTATTGGCAACATGGTTCCTTAGGGCAGGGAAACCGACGTGTCATccccagctgctgtgtttggaggATCAGGGACAGGTTCCCTGATCCCCAAGGACACTACACTGGTTTCGTACCTGGCATCTGA